The segment AACCCGAGAGCGCCACGGAGTGCTCGAGCGCGACGCCTTTGCTCTGCGCGAGTTGCGCCAACTCCTGACTCATCTGCTGATGATCGGAGATAATCTGCTGCGCGTAAGTCTTGATCTGCGGATTCGACGCCCGCTCGATCGCGAGCTGCGCCATCGCCATTTCCGTCGGGGTGCCCTCGGCCACCTCGCTGATGAACTTCTTCTCCGACCGCTTCAGCTCGGCGCGAGTACCGGCGGTGGCGGAGCCGTGGGTCGAACGCTCGCTCGCGCCGTAGCTGCTGCTCGGCGCCGTGCTCGGATTATCGCTACGGGAAGTCGTCGTGGCCGCCCCGGTGTCAGGTTGCCCCGGTTGTGCGTTGGTCGATGCTCCTTCCGTGTTCGGGCCCGGCGCGGAGGTACCTTGAGCATAGCCGGCCGCCAGCGTGAGCGAAGCGGCGATCAGTGCGACGGCGGAAGCGCGCGCACCACGATGGAGTCGAGAAGTGAAATCCATGGAGTTCTTCATAGCGCCGCACCGTAAGCCCCGGCCGCAGCGCGTGCTATGGGGCGATCCGCCCAACCCCCGGTAAGGCCCGGCGCGGCAGGTGAACGTCCGGTGCGCTGGACCAAGTTTCCCATGGATCCTTCTGGCGCTCGCGCTGATATCTCGTCCACTCTCGGCGACAACCCGCACCGACGGCTCGGTCCGGTGACTGCCCCACGCCCCTCCATGCTGCCGTTCGCCTTCTCGATCTTCACCGGCGCGTTTCTGTTGTTCGCGGTGCAACCGTTGGTCGGCAAGTATATCCTTCCGTGGTTCGGCGGCGGACCGGGAGTGTGGAACACCTGCCTCCTGTTCTTCCAGACCGCATTGCTCGGCGGGTATGCCTACGCGCACCTGACCTCCACACGGTTGACGCCGCGCCGGCAGGCAATCCTACACCTGATGCTGCTGGCGGCCGCGTTGTTGCTGCTGCCCATCGTGCCCGGCGCGCAGTGGAAGCCTCAGGGCGACGCCAACCCCACCTGGCGTATCCTGCTCTTGCTGACCGCGACAGTCGGCTTGCCTTACTTCGTGCTCTCGGCGACGGGGCCCTTGATGCAGCAGTGGTTCAGCTTGGTGCAGGCGGGCCGCTCGCCGTATCGACTCTACGCGCTTTCCAACGTCGGTTCGCTGCTCGCGCTGTTGTC is part of the Opitutus terrae PB90-1 genome and harbors:
- a CDS encoding DUF4142 domain-containing protein, with the protein product MDFTSRLHRGARASAVALIAASLTLAAGYAQGTSAPGPNTEGASTNAQPGQPDTGAATTTSRSDNPSTAPSSSYGASERSTHGSATAGTRAELKRSEKKFISEVAEGTPTEMAMAQLAIERASNPQIKTYAQQIISDHQQMSQELAQLAQSKGVALEHSVALSGSASTDTTRSAMSGRASTTTGVSGDTAHTRTTDSTSSGAASTRSGTVASTGSLNVPDEVKSDRHYRNLSQKSGAEFDREFVDMMVKDHQKDVKMFREQADKAEDSEVREFASKNVAVLQGHLDRAQTLNQSLAE